DNA from Rhodothermia bacterium:
TTTGCAAAATTCATATTCATTGATTACTCCTTCATAAAATGCTGTTTGTATTGTAGAAACTAATAAAGGTGATTTTATTGGAATTGGTGTTGAGCCACCTATGTTTATTCCATTTTGCTTGTCTAATTCTCGTTGCTTTTTTAGTTCTTCATTTTTAATTCTAAACTCTTCTTCAAATTCATTTCTTACTTTTTTATAGTTGGCAGGACTAATTTTATTGAGCAATAGTAATTTGGTGAAAATTGCTATTCTGCTTAAATGTGTTTTTTCTGATATACTTTGAACCAAGTCAATATTATAGTCATTATTAGCATTTGAATTGTCAATAGCTTCAATAACTTTTTCAAATTCTCCACTCAAAAAATAGTATGCAAAGTCATTACACCAATTTTCTATTTTAGATAGATTTTGGTTTGCTAAATCGTCATATTCAATTTTATCAATTTCTTCTTCGTCTAAAAGATAATGCCCTAATTCGTGGGCAAGAGTAAAAATTTCTCGTTTGAATGAAATTTGGTGTCTTTTTAAAACAATGACATTTGACTTAAGGAAAAAACCATCAATGTTTGCTTTGTCTTTTTTGTTCCAAGTTTCTACGAACTCAAAGACTAAAATATTTTTTTCAGCTAATTTATTTATTAACTCGGTTAAATATTCTTTTGGTTTGTCTTTAAATTCAGGTGCAATAAGTTTTTTAATTTCACTTGCAACAGTTTTAGGGCTGTTACTAATTTTAAAAACTGGCAACTGTCTTTCAAATTTTACATCTGAAAGTTCAGCAATGGCAGAAAGCGAAATTTTAAATTCTTCAAAGTGATTTACTATTTTTCTTGCACCTAAATTCAAATCAACATCAAAATTTGTCTTTCTAAAAAATATGCTTGCATCTTTTGAAATGTCTGGCGATTTTGGGTCTAAATAGTAGTGAATACCCTTATTAAAGACCTTGTCAATTCGCTTTAAGTGTCCAAGTTCAATGTTGGTAGCAAAAATTTGTTCTTTGGTAATAGGTGTTTTAAGTCCAACACTAATTATAGGCAATAGTTCTTCTACTGTCATTTTAAGTAATGACAGCAAGTATTTTAATCTTTGTATGTTTTGTTCAACTTTCAAGAAGTCCTATAATTTTTGTTGCAAAGGTAGTCAAAATTTTGGTTGTCTGTCAAGTGTTGGTGGTTCTGAAAAATTGCGCCTAACATCCGTATTGCCGCAATATTGCGGCAATATCCTTATTGTCTATAGGTCCGTTAAATGATCCAAGGGGCTTACAAACTTGGCAATAGCCCACTCGGTGATGTGGGTATAGCCCTCGGTGGTCTTGGTACGCTCATGACACAGAAGGGCTTGTATATACCGCAGTTCCATACCTTGTGCCAACA
Protein-coding regions in this window:
- a CDS encoding ImmA/IrrE family metallo-endopeptidase, with the protein product MTVEELLPIISVGLKTPITKEQIFATNIELGHLKRIDKVFNKGIHYYLDPKSPDISKDASIFFRKTNFDVDLNLGARKIVNHFEEFKISLSAIAELSDVKFERQLPVFKISNSPKTVASEIKKLIAPEFKDKPKEYLTELINKLAEKNILVFEFVETWNKKDKANIDGFFLKSNVIVLKRHQISFKREIFTLAHELGHYLLDEEEIDKIEYDDLANQNLSKIENWCNDFAYYFLSGEFEKVIEAIDNSNANNDYNIDLVQSISEKTHLSRIAIFTKLLLLNKISPANYKKVRNEFEEEFRIKNEELKKQRELDKQNGINIGGSTPIPIKSPLLVSTIQTAFYEGVINEYEFCKKLNIKPGKIDSFLYESSN